A single window of Methylomarinum sp. Ch1-1 DNA harbors:
- a CDS encoding DUF763 domain-containing protein encodes MRTGFSQLPLHSGRAPRWLFERMTRLAREIICHLVSEYGAEGALRRLADPFWFQAFGCVLGFDWHSSGVTTTTCGAVKEGIKGLEHELGFYVAGGKGRVSRKTPEEIQQTCEKTGYDAEKLVNASRLSAKVDSSALQDGYQIYHHAFFFSKAGRWCVVQQGMNEASGMARRYHWLGDEQTDFVNEPHAAVCCDHRGKALNFVARESKISRERVTQLAAQPDREVEHVMLRRQELLMPKRHWVRSEDINPKYLHKILLKTYEQAPADFASLLAIRGVGPKTLRALALTAELIYGTKTSVRDPARFSFAHGGKDGTPFPVDRENYDKTIEILHAALHKAKVDRSEKLDALKRLGRFNK; translated from the coding sequence ATGAGAACCGGATTCAGTCAATTACCGTTGCATAGCGGCAGGGCGCCGCGCTGGTTATTCGAACGAATGACGCGTCTGGCCCGCGAGATTATCTGTCATCTGGTCAGTGAATATGGCGCCGAAGGGGCCTTACGACGGCTGGCCGATCCTTTTTGGTTTCAGGCTTTCGGCTGTGTGTTGGGCTTCGATTGGCATTCCAGCGGTGTGACGACGACAACTTGTGGCGCCGTTAAGGAGGGTATTAAGGGCTTAGAGCATGAGTTGGGTTTTTATGTCGCCGGCGGAAAAGGCAGGGTGTCGCGCAAAACTCCGGAAGAGATTCAACAGACCTGCGAGAAAACCGGTTACGATGCCGAAAAGCTGGTCAATGCCAGCCGCTTGTCGGCCAAGGTCGACAGTTCCGCGTTGCAGGATGGTTATCAGATCTATCATCATGCCTTCTTTTTTAGCAAAGCGGGGCGCTGGTGCGTGGTCCAGCAAGGCATGAACGAAGCCAGCGGCATGGCCAGGCGATATCATTGGCTGGGCGACGAGCAGACCGATTTCGTCAACGAACCGCATGCCGCCGTCTGTTGCGATCATCGCGGCAAGGCGCTCAATTTTGTCGCCAGAGAAAGCAAAATATCCCGTGAGCGGGTCACCCAATTGGCGGCTCAACCGGACCGGGAGGTGGAACATGTCATGCTGCGACGCCAAGAGTTATTGATGCCGAAACGACACTGGGTCCGTAGCGAAGATATCAATCCGAAATATCTGCACAAAATCTTATTGAAGACTTATGAGCAAGCGCCGGCCGATTTCGCCAGTCTGTTGGCGATACGGGGGGTCGGTCCGAAGACTTTGCGGGCGCTGGCGTTAACGGCTGAATTGATTTATGGCACCAAAACCAGCGTCAGAGATCCGGCGCGGTTTTCATTCGCCCATGGCGGGAAGGATGGTACGCCATTTCCGGTGGATCGTGAAAACTACGACAAAACCATCGAGATTTTGCATGCGGCGTTGCACAAGGCCAAAGTCGATCGCAGCGAAAAGCTGGATGCGTTAAAAAGATTGGGGCGGTTCAATAAATAA
- a CDS encoding STAS domain-containing protein codes for MDLQTTIENNATIVTISGRLDAVTAPEYEKRIREMITSGTTDFVVDFARLDYISSAGLRALLLMAKLLKEKNGNVCFANVNGNVRSVFEMSGFASLFKMENSVAEALATLT; via the coding sequence ATGGATTTGCAGACCACCATAGAAAATAACGCCACCATCGTAACAATCAGTGGCAGGCTGGATGCGGTAACAGCCCCTGAGTATGAAAAAAGAATCCGAGAAATGATTACCAGCGGCACTACCGACTTTGTCGTGGACTTTGCACGACTCGATTACATCAGCAGCGCAGGCCTTCGGGCTCTGCTGCTGATGGCCAAGCTGCTGAAGGAAAAAAACGGCAATGTCTGCTTTGCCAACGTCAATGGCAACGTCCGCTCGGTCTTCGAGATGTCCGGCTTCGCGTCCCTTTTCAAGATGGAAAATTCCGTCGCCGAAGCGCTGGCGACACTCACCTAA
- a CDS encoding GTPase, with amino-acid sequence MLEFIQILKQRYQTVISQLDKRDLQVHEYQQRIEQLIYAEAFIRKGQLLEAEKQFPLQIAVIGPTQAGKSSIVNLLLASDVAGVSPLAGYTVHPHGYCHDIRIADCGGLQTYFGRFQQLAEQQLSHTRYDCYSLADSVPTSSLLPACVLWDTPDFDSIDAGDYQEGVIRTIALADIIVLVVSKEKYADQSVWEIMAMIEPFNQPTLICVNKLTEGSEQFILPSLKQKWLQVRSDAFPDAAALFYDKQTGAPSWPEDRVDVFTALQKKLAPKKHALYQQQLLNKYWSSWLEPVYAEQEALENWRNLVDQCLQNALKEYRRDYLDHPHHYETFQNALIELLNLLEIPGMAKVLGKTRRVMTWPYRKLMSLGKNKSLANISHEVSLLEQIGEHVMIQLSDRLLEKTETETMNSGWWKDACGVLRQRKEAILKRYDREVALYHENFQQDIEATAHRLYNKLLEQPMTLNALRATRVTTDATALALAIKTGGIGLHDLIITPAMLSVTSLLTESALGGYMNRQEAELKRHQLNTVTTLLFDDTLKQTLYQLPDHLPGPKRFNISAEQLQQAEHDLKEKKHGLRIL; translated from the coding sequence ATGTTGGAATTTATCCAAATCCTAAAACAGCGTTATCAGACTGTCATTTCCCAACTGGATAAAAGAGATCTGCAGGTTCATGAATACCAGCAACGTATTGAACAGTTGATCTATGCCGAGGCCTTTATCCGAAAAGGTCAGTTGTTGGAGGCGGAAAAACAATTCCCACTGCAAATAGCGGTTATTGGGCCCACTCAGGCTGGCAAAAGTTCCATTGTCAACCTGTTGCTAGCCAGCGATGTCGCGGGCGTTAGCCCATTGGCCGGGTATACCGTCCATCCGCACGGCTATTGTCATGATATTCGAATCGCCGATTGCGGCGGCTTGCAGACTTATTTCGGTCGTTTTCAACAGTTGGCGGAACAGCAACTGTCCCATACCCGCTATGACTGTTATTCGCTGGCCGACAGTGTGCCGACTTCGTCGTTATTGCCGGCCTGTGTGCTATGGGATACCCCGGATTTTGATTCCATCGATGCAGGAGATTACCAGGAAGGCGTGATCAGAACCATCGCCTTGGCCGATATCATCGTCTTGGTGGTCAGCAAGGAAAAATACGCCGATCAGTCGGTTTGGGAAATCATGGCTATGATCGAGCCGTTCAATCAACCGACGCTGATTTGTGTCAATAAGCTGACCGAAGGCAGCGAACAGTTCATCCTTCCTTCGCTAAAACAGAAATGGCTGCAGGTGCGCAGTGACGCGTTTCCGGATGCGGCGGCATTATTTTACGACAAACAGACCGGCGCGCCGAGCTGGCCGGAAGATAGGGTTGATGTTTTTACCGCGCTGCAAAAAAAGCTCGCCCCTAAAAAACATGCGCTTTATCAGCAACAATTGCTGAATAAGTATTGGTCTTCTTGGCTGGAACCGGTTTATGCGGAACAGGAGGCGCTGGAAAACTGGCGGAACCTGGTCGATCAATGTTTGCAAAATGCGCTGAAGGAATATCGGCGTGATTATCTGGATCATCCCCATCATTACGAAACCTTCCAGAACGCCTTGATAGAATTACTTAATCTGCTGGAAATTCCCGGCATGGCCAAAGTACTGGGAAAAACCCGCCGGGTCATGACCTGGCCATACAGAAAGCTGATGTCACTGGGGAAAAACAAGTCATTGGCCAATATCAGTCATGAGGTCAGTTTGTTAGAGCAAATCGGCGAGCACGTCATGATTCAGTTGTCGGACCGGCTGCTGGAAAAAACCGAGACGGAAACGATGAATAGTGGTTGGTGGAAGGATGCCTGTGGCGTACTCAGACAGCGCAAGGAAGCCATTCTGAAGCGCTACGATAGGGAAGTGGCGCTTTATCATGAAAATTTTCAGCAGGATATCGAGGCCACCGCCCATCGTCTCTATAACAAATTGCTTGAACAGCCGATGACCCTGAATGCGCTACGGGCGACCCGGGTAACGACCGACGCCACGGCCCTGGCCCTTGCGATCAAGACCGGCGGTATCGGCTTGCATGATTTGATTATCACGCCGGCGATGCTGTCGGTGACGTCGTTACTGACCGAAAGCGCCCTAGGCGGCTACATGAACAGGCAGGAAGCCGAATTGAAGCGGCATCAGCTGAATACCGTGACGACGCTATTATTCGATGACACTCTAAAGCAGACGCTCTACCAATTACCGGATCATTTGCCGGGACCCAAACGATTCAACATATCAGCGGAACAACTACAACAGGCCGAACACGATTTAAAAGAGAAAAAACATGGCTTACGAATACTCTGA
- a CDS encoding GTPase — translation MAYEYSDLVARAQHWAEQAIADQRLDQEQAQAIMAVDARTPDNLFAQLDARPLIVAFMGGTGVGKSSLLNRLAGQAIAKTGIERPTSREVTLYHHHSVTIQQLPAGLPVDKVNISQHQDDSKSNIIWVDMPDFDSVELSNKQLVLDWLPHIDVLLYVVSPERYRDSKAWKLLLAEGARHAWLFVLNQWDRGQLSQYDDLKRQLAKAGFEDPLVFRTICNGSSEDEFDDLLTQLEALSTGHSVQELEQRGREVRIQQLSETLQPYRHLFVGQDYQQLKEHCRQQWQKTESLLGDGFNWPLRQLALAYAGKGGAKPDIKLWDDWAQSRLNDLLDDVIVKASQLQLPVKPLKQSLLPLRENADKIISTQTELACRQALIRPGNALQRFFIKLMRVSEFLLPLTAMGLVGYKVVTGFYQSALTGNHPYLGTNFAIHSVLLVVLSWLVPYFLHKKMQPSLEKAAIAGLRKGLEAAFVQIETQIKQALENEQQQHQQLNQQLNDILESCQKASKAKSMKHDPQLDRMLID, via the coding sequence ATGGCTTACGAATACTCTGATTTAGTGGCCCGCGCCCAACACTGGGCGGAACAGGCCATTGCCGACCAGCGTCTGGACCAGGAACAGGCTCAGGCAATCATGGCCGTCGATGCTCGCACGCCAGACAATTTATTCGCACAACTCGATGCCAGACCTCTGATCGTCGCCTTCATGGGCGGCACCGGGGTCGGTAAGAGCTCTCTATTGAATCGCCTGGCCGGCCAGGCGATCGCCAAGACCGGTATAGAAAGGCCGACGTCCAGAGAGGTCACGCTCTACCATCATCATTCGGTGACGATACAACAATTGCCGGCCGGTTTGCCGGTGGACAAGGTCAATATCAGCCAGCATCAGGATGACAGCAAAAGCAATATCATCTGGGTCGACATGCCCGATTTTGATAGCGTCGAACTCAGCAACAAGCAGTTGGTATTGGATTGGTTGCCGCATATCGATGTCTTGCTTTATGTCGTCAGTCCGGAACGTTATCGCGACAGCAAGGCCTGGAAATTATTGTTGGCGGAAGGCGCCAGACACGCCTGGTTGTTTGTGCTGAATCAATGGGATCGCGGCCAGCTTTCGCAATATGATGATTTGAAGAGGCAATTGGCCAAGGCCGGCTTCGAGGACCCCTTGGTGTTTCGCACCATATGCAATGGCTCGTCGGAGGATGAATTTGACGATTTACTGACGCAGTTGGAGGCATTGTCGACCGGGCATAGCGTACAGGAATTGGAGCAACGCGGGAGAGAGGTGCGCATTCAACAACTAAGCGAGACCTTGCAGCCTTACCGGCATCTGTTTGTCGGTCAGGATTATCAGCAATTGAAGGAGCATTGTCGTCAGCAATGGCAAAAAACCGAGAGCTTGCTAGGCGACGGATTTAACTGGCCTTTACGACAGTTGGCGTTGGCTTATGCGGGAAAAGGAGGGGCTAAGCCCGATATCAAATTATGGGACGATTGGGCGCAAAGTCGCTTGAATGATCTGTTGGATGATGTGATCGTAAAGGCTTCTCAATTACAGCTGCCGGTTAAGCCGCTGAAGCAATCTTTATTACCGCTGCGGGAAAATGCGGACAAAATCATCAGCACCCAAACGGAACTGGCCTGCAGGCAGGCTTTGATCAGGCCGGGAAACGCTTTGCAACGTTTTTTCATCAAGCTGATGCGTGTTTCGGAATTTTTATTGCCGCTGACGGCGATGGGCCTGGTCGGCTATAAGGTCGTGACCGGTTTTTACCAGAGCGCGTTGACTGGCAACCACCCCTATCTGGGAACCAACTTCGCGATACATAGCGTGCTGTTAGTCGTCCTCAGCTGGTTAGTTCCTTATTTCCTGCATAAGAAGATGCAACCGTCGCTGGAAAAGGCGGCGATTGCTGGGCTGCGTAAAGGCCTGGAGGCCGCATTCGTGCAGATCGAGACGCAGATCAAACAGGCGCTGGAGAACGAACAGCAACAACATCAACAGCTTAATCAGCAACTTAACGATATACTCGAATCCTGTCAAAAGGCTTCCAAGGCCAAGTCGATGAAGCACGATCCTCAACTCGACCGCATGCTGATCGATTAG
- a CDS encoding ABC transporter substrate-binding protein/permease: MNTYIEFSNPYFKMGTRVFGLKRNVATDKLMTVADLNDKRIGVLLGSVYDTYATEHYPEAEILQYKSPSDLILAVRSGKIDAGIYNRANLIQIFHKDKELALLGDPVLSIPVGMGFNRDNDGLREQFNAFLKQIQANGVLDDVVNRWIEQGDSVMPEIANAGSNGVLVVGTVSDKGLPFAVIQNNELIGFDIELAERFGAYLDKKVVYADMEFGNLIAAVSSGKIDMIDSTLMITDERKTRIDFSEPYFDLKASVFTLKKNLAAYDSSSNIATISPAFLTRVADSFYSNIIHEQRYLLIWDGLKTTVVISIFATLFGTLVGALVCFMRMSKRTVLNLPARIYINLLRGMPVLVLLMLIFYVVFASVNISPVLVAIIAFGLNFGAYVSEMFRTGIESVDKGQTEAGMAMGFTKLQTFIFIVLPQAVQRILPVYKGEFISLVKMTSIVGYIAVQDLTKASDIIRARTFDAFFPLIMVAILYFVIAWVLMLSLEYLERITDPKYKRLKGSKA; the protein is encoded by the coding sequence GTGAATACTTACATCGAGTTTTCCAATCCCTATTTCAAGATGGGCACCCGCGTCTTTGGGCTGAAGAGAAACGTCGCCACCGACAAACTGATGACGGTCGCCGATCTCAACGACAAGCGCATCGGTGTGTTGTTGGGATCGGTCTATGATACCTATGCGACCGAGCATTACCCAGAAGCCGAGATTCTGCAGTACAAATCGCCGTCCGATCTGATATTGGCGGTCCGATCCGGCAAGATCGATGCCGGTATTTATAACCGAGCGAATTTGATTCAAATCTTCCACAAAGACAAGGAATTAGCTTTATTGGGAGACCCCGTGCTGTCCATTCCGGTCGGCATGGGCTTCAACCGGGACAATGACGGCTTGCGGGAGCAATTCAATGCCTTCCTGAAACAAATACAAGCGAACGGCGTGTTGGATGACGTGGTGAATCGCTGGATCGAACAAGGCGATAGCGTGATGCCTGAGATCGCCAATGCGGGTAGCAATGGCGTACTGGTGGTAGGGACCGTCAGCGACAAAGGGCTACCCTTCGCCGTCATTCAAAACAACGAATTGATCGGTTTCGATATCGAATTGGCCGAGCGCTTCGGCGCCTATCTCGACAAAAAAGTCGTATACGCCGACATGGAATTCGGCAATCTGATCGCCGCCGTCTCTTCCGGTAAGATCGACATGATCGACAGCACACTGATGATCACCGACGAGCGCAAGACCCGAATCGATTTTTCCGAGCCTTACTTTGACCTAAAGGCCAGCGTCTTCACTCTAAAGAAAAACCTGGCCGCCTACGACAGCTCGTCTAATATAGCGACGATATCCCCAGCCTTCCTTACCCGCGTCGCCGACAGTTTTTACAGCAACATCATCCACGAGCAACGCTACTTATTGATCTGGGACGGACTGAAGACCACTGTGGTCATTTCGATCTTTGCGACGCTGTTCGGGACCCTGGTCGGCGCCTTGGTCTGTTTCATGCGAATGTCGAAACGCACGGTTTTGAACTTGCCCGCTAGAATCTATATCAACCTCCTGCGCGGCATGCCGGTATTGGTTCTGTTGATGCTGATCTTCTATGTCGTGTTCGCGTCGGTCAATATCAGTCCGGTGCTGGTCGCCATCATCGCCTTCGGCCTGAATTTCGGCGCCTATGTCTCGGAAATGTTCCGCACCGGCATCGAAAGCGTCGACAAAGGCCAGACCGAAGCCGGCATGGCAATGGGGTTCACGAAGCTACAAACCTTTATCTTCATCGTGCTGCCGCAGGCCGTGCAGCGTATTTTACCGGTTTACAAGGGGGAATTCATTTCCTTAGTCAAGATGACGTCTATCGTCGGCTACATCGCAGTGCAGGATTTGACCAAGGCCAGCGATATCATTCGCGCCCGCACCTTCGACGCTTTTTTTCCGCTGATCATGGTGGCGATCCTGTACTTCGTGATTGCCTGGGTGCTGATGCTGTCTTTGGAATATCTGGAACGGATTACCGATCCCAAATATAAGCGGCTTAAAGGAAGCAAGGCATGA
- a CDS encoding amino acid ABC transporter ATP-binding protein, which produces MIKVEHLSKKFGDLVVLKDITTEIKTGEVVSIIGPSGTGKSTLLRCLNLLETPSGGTIQINGQDMLDKKTNVAKIRQKMNMVFQSFNLFSHLTVLENLTIAPIRLKGISKQDARIKALELLRLVGLAEKAGSYPDELSGGQQQRVAIARCLAMEPEIILFDEPTSALDPTMVREVLSVIRRLAKEGMTMAIVTHEMDFARDVSNRILYMDEGIIYEDGPPEQIFDSPLREKTRAFINRVRSYSCQISSPDYDLYAMNAEIEAFCEKQILPKKSRYNLLLLVEELLQIYNPYLRTIILDMTIAYSEKNERLEIICESSGEEGNPLESSSLTDDLGLMIIKNLTESIEYRWIDGKNRLQLLLKT; this is translated from the coding sequence ATGATCAAGGTAGAACATCTGTCCAAAAAATTCGGCGATCTTGTCGTGCTGAAGGACATTACCACCGAAATAAAAACCGGGGAAGTCGTCTCGATCATCGGTCCTTCCGGCACCGGCAAAAGCACCCTGCTGCGCTGCCTGAACTTGCTAGAAACACCTAGCGGCGGCACTATTCAAATTAATGGCCAGGATATGTTGGATAAGAAGACCAATGTCGCCAAAATACGCCAGAAGATGAACATGGTGTTCCAATCGTTCAATCTGTTTTCCCACCTGACGGTGCTGGAAAACCTCACCATCGCGCCGATCAGGCTTAAAGGGATAAGCAAGCAAGACGCCCGGATAAAAGCGCTCGAACTGTTGCGCCTGGTCGGATTGGCCGAAAAAGCCGGCAGTTATCCGGACGAACTTTCCGGCGGCCAGCAACAACGCGTGGCCATTGCCCGCTGTCTCGCTATGGAGCCGGAAATCATCCTGTTCGACGAGCCGACTTCGGCGCTGGATCCGACCATGGTCAGAGAAGTGCTGTCGGTCATCCGTCGCCTCGCCAAGGAGGGCATGACGATGGCGATCGTCACCCATGAAATGGATTTTGCCCGTGACGTATCGAACCGGATCTTGTACATGGACGAGGGGATCATCTACGAAGACGGACCGCCGGAACAGATTTTCGATAGCCCGTTAAGGGAAAAAACCCGGGCTTTCATCAACAGGGTCCGCAGCTACAGCTGCCAGATCAGTTCGCCCGATTACGATCTGTATGCAATGAATGCCGAAATCGAGGCCTTTTGTGAAAAGCAGATCCTGCCCAAGAAAAGCCGATACAATTTGCTGCTATTGGTGGAGGAATTGCTGCAAATCTATAATCCTTATCTGCGCACGATCATTCTGGATATGACCATAGCCTATTCGGAAAAGAACGAACGCCTCGAAATTATCTGTGAAAGTAGCGGAGAGGAAGGTAATCCGCTCGAAAGTTCGAGTTTAACCGATGACCTGGGCCTGATGATTATTAAGAATTTGACGGAAAGCATTGAATATAGATGGATCGACGGCAAAAACCGATTACAATTGCTGCTTAAGACCTAA
- a CDS encoding DUF6444 domain-containing protein, translating into MQLSNQDLSQIDEDELLNLPEEELRYLSIKLLNDLKEARERLSQNSRNSSRPPSSEAPWDKAATDNTNDQEQTEIDKSAETEDTVTPPSPSKKDQQQSADPNNEHQEPRKPGKQPGAQGFGRTQKLAITHYQDHYPEICACCHQTLEPRHAIAYAAYETINVEWGDVEHPGILVTHTKHTL; encoded by the coding sequence ATGCAACTCAGTAACCAGGACCTAAGCCAAATCGATGAAGACGAGCTTCTCAATTTACCGGAAGAGGAATTACGTTACCTATCGATTAAGTTACTTAACGACCTAAAAGAAGCGCGTGAGCGCTTAAGCCAAAATTCGCGCAACAGCTCTCGTCCACCTAGCAGCGAAGCGCCTTGGGATAAAGCAGCTACAGATAATACAAACGATCAAGAACAAACGGAGATCGATAAGTCTGCTGAAACGGAAGACACCGTCACCCCCCCGTCGCCTTCTAAAAAAGATCAGCAACAGTCCGCTGATCCTAACAATGAACATCAAGAACCCCGCAAACCCGGCAAACAACCAGGCGCACAAGGCTTTGGCCGGACACAAAAGCTAGCCATTACCCACTATCAAGATCATTACCCTGAAATATGTGCCTGCTGCCATCAAACATTAGAGCCGCGTCATGCTATCGCCTATGCCGCGTATGAAACAATCAATGTCGAATGGGGCGATGTTGAGCATCCAGGCATTCTAGTCACCCATACCAAGCACACTCTATGA
- a CDS encoding uridylate kinase: MRVIKLGGSLSHSSALTRCMESVNRDYREHAVVIVPGGGAFADQVRMAQRHWRFDERTAHDMAVLAMQQMARMFKALQPDWRLADSVADIAVSAAPGLATIWSPQISELDRAGIAASWDVTSDSLAAWLAARLPAKELILVKSASIPASVTIEELQAQHIIDPAFHHYRESGDFTLSIKNQQQF; encoded by the coding sequence ATGAGAGTCATTAAGCTGGGCGGCAGCCTGAGCCATTCGTCGGCCCTGACCCGTTGTATGGAGTCGGTGAATCGCGATTACCGGGAGCATGCGGTGGTCATCGTGCCGGGCGGCGGGGCGTTTGCCGATCAGGTCAGGATGGCGCAGCGTCATTGGCGGTTCGATGAGCGCACCGCCCACGACATGGCTGTCCTGGCGATGCAGCAAATGGCGCGCATGTTTAAGGCCTTGCAGCCAGACTGGAGGTTAGCGGATTCGGTCGCCGATATCGCTGTTAGCGCCGCGCCGGGCTTGGCGACCATCTGGTCGCCGCAAATCAGCGAATTGGATCGGGCCGGGATAGCGGCGAGTTGGGATGTCACCTCGGATAGTCTGGCCGCCTGGTTGGCGGCGCGACTGCCGGCAAAGGAGTTGATCTTAGTCAAGTCCGCGTCAATTCCGGCGTCGGTCACCATTGAGGAGTTACAAGCTCAACATATTATTGATCCGGCCTTTCATCATTATCGTGAATCAGGCGATTTCACGTTAAGCATTAAAAATCAACAGCAGTTTTAA
- a CDS encoding ATP-binding protein has product MHIKKVLLDYQVPSRLEEIETLADAVNNVLSDRDLAFSVNLCLEELITNTITYGLNGASDRFIHVQINSTAECLEIVLKDDAPPFDPFVQVPAPKLDQDINDRPIGGLGIHLVKKIMDDVHAYYDGTGNLIVLHKRLPHQSKV; this is encoded by the coding sequence GTGCACATTAAGAAAGTGTTGCTGGATTACCAGGTCCCTTCAAGACTCGAAGAAATCGAGACTCTGGCCGATGCTGTCAACAACGTGCTTAGCGATCGGGATCTGGCGTTCTCTGTCAACTTGTGCCTGGAAGAGTTGATTACCAACACCATCACTTACGGCCTAAACGGAGCCTCGGACCGGTTTATTCACGTGCAAATAAACAGTACGGCGGAATGCTTGGAGATTGTTCTCAAAGACGATGCGCCGCCATTTGACCCGTTTGTACAAGTCCCGGCGCCTAAGCTGGACCAGGATATCAACGATCGCCCGATCGGCGGTCTCGGTATACACTTGGTTAAGAAAATTATGGACGATGTCCACGCGTATTATGACGGCACTGGAAATTTGATCGTGCTGCACAAGCGCTTACCTCATCAAAGTAAGGTATAA
- a CDS encoding IS66 family transposase — MIVCLAYRMRLSRERIQEFLYDWLGIKLSVGTINNTLHESGAAAMPLEDEFAQEIINSELLHVDETSWMEHTTFLWLWVFSTNRVTAYWIATRSAELLENLLGDDFNGWLMSDGYTVYRKYLSRLRCWAHLLRKAKGLNESLNRDAQLLVNKRTIYWLC, encoded by the coding sequence ATGATTGTTTGTCTTGCCTACCGTATGCGCCTATCGCGTGAGCGTATTCAGGAATTTTTATATGACTGGTTAGGTATTAAATTAAGTGTTGGCACCATCAATAATACCCTGCATGAAAGTGGCGCAGCGGCTATGCCGCTTGAAGATGAGTTTGCACAAGAAATCATTAACAGCGAATTGCTGCATGTAGACGAAACCTCCTGGATGGAGCACACGACTTTTCTTTGGTTATGGGTGTTCAGTACGAATCGCGTCACAGCCTATTGGATTGCTACGCGTAGCGCTGAATTATTGGAAAATCTTTTAGGCGACGACTTTAATGGTTGGTTAATGAGCGATGGCTACACGGTTTATCGCAAATATCTGAGTCGGTTACGTTGCTGGGCTCATCTTCTGCGTAAAGCGAAAGGGCTCAATGAAAGCTTAAACAGAGACGCCCAGCTTTTGGTCAACAAACGCACGATTTACTGGCTGTGTTGA
- a CDS encoding DUF2959 domain-containing protein, whose translation MYTSLRAFFRKGMRQVYYKSRESLLGHHKRDIVVVHVDQACESLQDSRDQFEDALGKFKTILSLPDLSLDYRYQQLKKQYEFCRIKTDEVSHRIQLIEDVSEALFNEWETELALYRNRTLRSRSRQQLDKARRQYKKLIMALNKAESRIHPVLGAFQDQVLFLKHNLNAQAIAALQHEFVEISIDISKLIAIMEKTINEASQFVSTLVEQQALPGPGR comes from the coding sequence ATGTACACGTCATTAAGAGCTTTTTTCCGTAAAGGTATGCGTCAGGTTTATTACAAGAGCAGGGAGTCGCTACTGGGGCATCATAAGCGGGATATCGTCGTGGTTCATGTCGACCAGGCCTGTGAAAGCCTGCAGGATAGTCGAGATCAATTTGAAGACGCCTTGGGCAAATTCAAAACGATCCTCAGTTTGCCGGATTTGTCGCTGGACTACCGTTATCAGCAATTAAAGAAACAGTATGAATTTTGCCGCATCAAGACCGATGAGGTAAGCCATCGTATCCAGTTAATCGAGGACGTCAGCGAAGCGTTGTTCAATGAATGGGAGACTGAACTGGCGCTTTATCGCAACCGTACGCTACGTTCGCGCAGCCGGCAGCAATTGGATAAGGCGCGACGCCAGTATAAGAAATTGATCATGGCCTTAAACAAGGCGGAATCACGCATTCATCCGGTGTTGGGGGCGTTTCAGGACCAAGTGCTGTTCCTGAAGCATAACCTGAATGCTCAAGCCATCGCTGCGCTGCAACACGAATTTGTCGAGATCAGTATCGATATTAGCAAGTTGATCGCAATCATGGAAAAAACCATTAACGAGGCTAGTCAGTTTGTCTCGACGCTGGTTGAGCAACAGGCCTTGCCGGGGCCGGGACGTTGA